One Megalops cyprinoides isolate fMegCyp1 chromosome 4, fMegCyp1.pri, whole genome shotgun sequence genomic window carries:
- the zgc:158260 gene encoding protein FAM47E, whose translation MAGLLPGIAPPEKAPRHAWYKERLHTKYLKEKNNKQRLSGALDSRRWRFLKPGLDDFRDGYPLPVGEYIFTQTKEGTSPTVPGIPGHVGGTEQKPRKQLTKEQVCFSRKNPQQQLRRKHVAEVEYSLTQHPFALYPHLHECVSPELFDQILSLLDPEMSMDRDTAWFPISTDEEHAHDCPEHCENSFHDLAESGEGRDTVPSPNVMQVDLQKTDDSRPKNPYLRLLTRENSAKEDQASKVKRVQSPSLEDEIKRVTKKLHDWVVSLGDESDDLSESTLANLFLSAFERKPSLTFPIRLVDPSSVPEELYSSAEDLHKVASPDTLLKGPGTMKRHSIKAKINYGAWSREPKTSRKRITDESVQDPTTTNKDQEFSAVVSKQDEELKQSYAAQAFKKFIISKGLREPAHTHLIAGIGYSSPQRDSDETVTTRSESE comes from the exons ATGGCTGGGTTGTTGCCTGGCATTGCACCGCCGGAAAAGGCTCCCCGACATGCATG GTACAAGGAAAGGTTACACACGAAGtatctgaaagaaaagaacaacaaGCAGCGTCTTTCTGGTGCCCTGGACTCCCGCCGCTGGCGATTCTTAAAACCTGGGCTTGACGATTTCAGAGATGGTTACCCTCTTCCTGTAGGAGAGTACATTTTTACTCAGACCAAGGAGGGCACCTCTCCTACCGTCCCCGGGATCCCCGGCCACGTGGGCGGCACTGAGCAGAAACCGAGGAAGCAGCTCACTAAGGAGCAGGTGTGCTTCTCCAGGAAGAAtccccagcagcagctgcgCCGAAAGCATGTGGCCGAGGTGGAGTACAGCCTCACTCAGCACCCATTCGCACTTTACCCGCACCTGCACGAGTGCGTGTCTCCCGAG TTGTTTGATCAgatcctctctctcctggacCCAGAGATGAGCATGGACAGGGACACTGCATGGTTCCCAATCAGTACAGATGAGGAGCATGCACATGATTGTCCTGAGCACTGTGAAAACAGTTTCCATGATCTTGCAGAGTCTGGAGAGGGAAGGGACACAGTACCATCACCTAATGTCATGCAAGTAGATTTACAGAA GACTGATGACTCCAGACCAAAGAATCCTTACCTACGGCTGCTGACAAGGGAGAATAGTGCCAAGGAAGACCAAGCCAGTAAAGTGAAAAGAGTCCAGTCACCATCCTTGGAGGATGAGATTAAGAGAGTAACAAAGAAGCTCCATGACTGGGTAGTCTCCTTG GGTGATGAGAGTGACGACTTAAGTGAGTCCACCCTTGCAAACCTGTTTCTGAGTGCTTTTGAGAGGAAGCCCTCCTTGACTTTCCCCATCCGGCTAGTGGACCCTTCCAGTGTGCCAGAAGAGCTGTACAGCTCTGCAGAGGACCTGCATAAAGTGGCCTCTCCTGACACTTTACTGAAGGGCCCTGGAACAATGAAG AGACATTCTATAAAAGCAAAGATCAATTATGGAGCCTGGTCCCGAGAACCAAAAACAAGCAGGAAAAGAATCACAGATGAATCAGTGCAagaccccaccaccaccaataaAGACCAAGAGTTTTCCGCTGTTGTAAGCAAACAA GATGAGGAGCTAAAGCAGAGTTATGCAGCTCAGGCCTTCAAAAAATTCATTATCAGTAAAGGACTCAGGGAACCTGCG CATACTCACCTGATCGCGGGTATTGGTTACTCCTCGCCGCAGCGGGACTCAGACGAAACCGTCACAACGCGCTCGGAGTCAGAATAG
- the LOC118777205 gene encoding uncharacterized protein LOC118777205, with translation MIHKTSKPVSMDKHGLNYYLCTMGKYGPAVALGIIVTLSMGAVYIIYRIRRGQRKSNVPQVAQAEKAASEERCGDKSTEKPLENREAQHSPESHIKEPRAALSVPGEDQCFDPYAATADMLDQHVANECYSNPVSEHPVHQNKYLVSHEEDFSIHTEYLTGHLGDCHEQSELVSNNEQQVGNHENHVANHNKHPGQLMYEDEEDFSYHNQSPSDSQEYLSHHQEHVCNPSEVKDIDVKIEQRAENQCVNLKGQLQEKFKKADINIQQATVSNHQEHPILEMRNDDEESRNVVQGLSSSMNHKPEEDGDDRNGTEATMVNLQESSDHMYLSNNVDDLEGNLTGQLHDNCEKSEVNIMEATNDDEKSLNSSETEIFEGLPEVSLDKSLWNTAELEEQPKVPVDGLGHSKVDILKDTRATTVDGGTSSKKVAAVHPMPQSVMVCFQTHFLTRSPSQLLAVTGNLQELGGWENFFPLSQANNGFWVGSVSLPVNSHVEWKFVLLEHGKIERWEECNNHNLETRCDGDIHLHKSWGYL, from the exons ATGATCCATAAAACGAGTAAACCCGTTTCCATGGACAAGCACGGGCTAAATTATTATCTTTGTACAATGGGAAAATACGGGCCAGCGGTGGCACTTGGGATTATTGTAACTTTGTCTATGGGCGCTGTATACATCATATACAGAATCAGGAGGGGTCAAAGGAAATCAAATGTGCCGCAGGTAGCGCAGGCTGAGAAAGCTGCAAGTGAAGAAAGGTGCGGTGACAAATCTACAG AGAAACCACTGGAAAATAGAGAAGCACAGCATTCCCCGGAAAGTCATATCAAGGAACCCAGGGCAGCACTATCAGTGCCAGGTGAAGACCAATGCTTTGATCCATATGCTGCAACAGCAGATATGCTAGACCAACATGTTGCTAATGAGTGCTATTCTAACCCTGTGTCTGAGCATCCTGTGCATCAAAACAAATATCTGGTCAGTCATGAGGAAGATTTTAGCATTCATACTGAGTATCTGACTGGGCATCTTGGTGACTGCCATGAGCAGAGTGAACTAGTGAGTAATAATGAGCAACAAGTGGGCAACCATGAAAATCACGTGGCAAATCACAACAAACACCCTGGTCAACTTATGTATGAAGATGAGGAGGATTTCAGCTATCATAATCAAAGTCCTAGTGACTCTCAGGAATACCTAAGTCACCACCAAGAACATGTTTGTAACCCATCAGAGGTGAAAGATATTGATGTCAAAATAGAACAGAGGGCAGAGAATCAGTGTGTCAACTTGAAAGGACAGCTGCAGGAGAAATTCAAGAAGGCAGACATAAATATACAACAGGCCACTGTGAGCAACCATCAAGAGCATCCGATTTTAGAGATGAGAAATGATGATGAAGAGTCCAGGAATGTGGTGCAGGGACTGAGCAGCAGCATGAATCACAAGCCAGAGGAGGATGGGGATGATCGGAATGGAACTGAGGCAACTATGGTCAACCTCCAAGAATCAAGTGACCATATGTATCTGAGTAATAATGTGGATGACCTGGAAGGCAATTTGACTGGTCAGTTACATGATAACTGTGAGAAATCAGAGGTAAACATTATGGAGGCTACCAATGATGATGAAAAATCGCTGAATTCAAGTGAGACAGAGATCTTTGAGGGTTTGCCTGAGGTAAGTCTCGACAAATCCTTGTGGAACACTGCTGAGTTGGAAGAGCAGCCCAAGGTGCCAGTAGATGGCTTGGGCCATTCTAAAGTCGATATCTTGAAGGACACCAGAGCCACCACAGTTGATGGGGGCACCAGCAGTAAGAAGGTGGCGGCTGTGCACCCCATGCCCCAGTCGGTAATGGTATGCTTCCAAACACACTTCCTCACCCGCTCACCCTCTCAACTCCTGGCTGTGACAGGGAACCTGCAGGAGCTTGGTGGTTGGGAGAATTTCTTCCCACTCAGTCAGGCCAACAATGGGTTCTGGGTTGGCTCCGTCTCCCTCCCAGTGAACAGTCACGTAGAGTGGAAGTTTGTTTTGTTGGAGCATGGCAAGATAGAACGCTGGGAAGAATGCAACAACCATAACCTGGAGACAAGATGTGATGGAGACATTCACCTTCACAAATCATGGGGCTACCTCTGA